One part of the Streptococcus sp. oral taxon 431 genome encodes these proteins:
- a CDS encoding NUDIX hydrolase, with protein sequence MNYIKNIRKKVGKDKIILNFTCGILSQSGKILLQKRADKGTWGLPGGAIELGESAVEALVREFYEETGLKVTVKKLLNVYTKYSDSYPNGDEAQVLTILYLVASETSISTNVFTSDETLELGFFEHRDIQNITIVNQQHRDMINDFFENKFPIDR encoded by the coding sequence ATGAACTACATAAAGAATATAAGAAAAAAAGTTGGAAAAGATAAAATTATTTTAAATTTCACATGTGGAATATTAAGTCAATCAGGAAAAATATTATTACAAAAACGAGCAGATAAAGGAACTTGGGGATTACCAGGCGGAGCTATTGAATTAGGCGAATCGGCTGTAGAAGCGTTAGTTCGAGAGTTTTACGAAGAAACTGGACTGAAAGTGACAGTGAAAAAACTTTTAAATGTTTATACAAAATATTCAGATAGTTATCCAAATGGTGATGAGGCTCAAGTTCTTACAATTTTGTATTTAGTTGCATCTGAAACTTCTATCTCTACAAATGTTTTTACGAGTGACGAAACTTTAGAATTAGGATTTTTTGAACATAGGGACATACAAAATATCACAATTGTAAACCAGCAACATCGAGATATGATAAATGATTTTTTTGAAAATAAGTTCCCAATAGATAGATAA
- a CDS encoding ABC transporter substrate-binding protein — protein MNFKKWIFVLCSFLASFLLVACQSSSSSSQSAVEAIKQKGKLVVATSPDYAPFEFQALVDGKNQVVGADIDMAQAIADELGVKLEVSSMSFDNVLTSLQTGKADLAIAGISATEERQEVFDFSIPYYENKISFLIRKSDLEKYKDLDSLASANIAAQKGTVPESMVKEQLPKAQLTSLTNMGEAVNELQSGKVDAVHMDEPVALSYAAKNSDLAVATVSLTMKEGEANAVAIKKGNSDLKEVVDKVIQKLKDDGTYQTYLEKAAKLTEVEQ, from the coding sequence ATGAATTTTAAAAAATGGATATTTGTCTTATGTAGTTTTCTTGCAAGCTTCTTATTGGTAGCTTGCCAATCGTCTAGTTCAAGCTCGCAGTCTGCAGTGGAGGCCATCAAGCAAAAAGGAAAATTAGTGGTCGCAACTAGTCCCGACTATGCTCCCTTTGAGTTTCAAGCACTTGTGGATGGTAAAAACCAAGTCGTAGGTGCGGATATTGACATGGCGCAAGCAATCGCTGATGAACTTGGAGTGAAATTGGAAGTTTCAAGCATGAGTTTTGATAATGTCTTGACCAGTCTTCAAACAGGAAAAGCAGACCTAGCAATTGCGGGAATCAGTGCAACTGAAGAAAGACAAGAAGTCTTTGATTTCTCAATTCCTTACTATGAAAATAAAATTAGCTTCCTTATCAGAAAATCAGATCTTGAAAAATACAAGGATTTGGACTCTCTAGCAAGTGCTAATATTGCAGCTCAGAAAGGAACTGTTCCTGAATCTATGGTTAAAGAGCAACTTCCAAAGGCACAGTTGACTTCTTTGACAAACATGGGAGAAGCAGTCAACGAGCTCCAATCTGGTAAAGTTGATGCCGTTCATATGGATGAGCCAGTAGCACTAAGCTATGCTGCTAAGAACTCAGATTTGGCAGTGGCTACAGTAAGCTTGACTATGAAGGAAGGCGAAGCAAATGCTGTAGCTATCAAAAAAGGTAACTCAGATTTGAAGGAAGTGGTTGATAAGGTCATCCAGAAACTGAAAGATGACGGAACTTACCAAACTTATCTTGAAAAAGCTGCTAAGCTAACAGAAGTAGAGCAATAA
- a CDS encoding aminotransferase-like domain-containing protein, with amino-acid sequence MKQESKYEQVVHYLKNEIESGRLPTGSRLPSIRKLSQDFHCSKDTVQRALLELRYQKYIYSKPQSGYYVLEQQTSHEDLIISVNDEHAAAYDDFRLCVNESLIGRENYLYNYYEHQEGLEELRQSVQTLLFDQAIYSKADQLVMTSGTQQALFILSQIDFPGQAQEILVEQPTYHRMNQLLLAQNIPYQTIDRRVDGIDLKELEEQFKSGKIKFFYTIPRFHYPLGHSYSEEEKLAILDLAAKYQIYIVEDDYLGDLDPKIGQTFHYLDQHDLVIYIKSFSTSLFPALRITALLLPNTIKEAFVTYKNILDYDNNLIMQKALSLYIDSQLFEKNRLARLALQEKSQEHIQQLLQRYPISLPNYPLHDGLLLDLRNYPSIASLKHSPLELDFFESSYLANCPYHFAKISLENIEETLSYLKTESGTEIGNSLEFDFVVPPPHS; translated from the coding sequence ATGAAGCAAGAAAGCAAGTACGAACAAGTCGTACACTATCTAAAAAATGAGATAGAATCAGGTAGACTACCAACTGGAAGTCGCCTGCCATCTATCCGAAAACTCAGTCAAGATTTTCACTGTAGCAAAGACACCGTACAGCGCGCACTCTTAGAACTTCGATACCAGAAATATATCTACTCCAAACCTCAAAGTGGTTATTATGTATTGGAGCAACAAACCAGTCATGAAGACTTAATTATCTCAGTTAACGATGAACACGCAGCAGCCTATGATGATTTTCGTCTGTGCGTCAATGAGAGCTTGATTGGGCGAGAAAATTATCTCTACAACTACTATGAACACCAAGAGGGTTTAGAAGAATTACGTCAGTCCGTTCAGACATTACTCTTTGATCAAGCGATTTATAGTAAGGCAGACCAGTTGGTCATGACGTCTGGAACCCAGCAAGCACTCTTTATTCTTTCCCAGATTGATTTTCCAGGTCAAGCTCAGGAAATACTGGTCGAACAACCGACCTATCATCGGATGAACCAGCTGCTACTAGCTCAAAATATTCCCTATCAAACCATTGACCGTCGAGTAGACGGCATTGACCTGAAAGAACTTGAGGAACAGTTTAAAAGCGGAAAAATTAAGTTCTTCTATACCATTCCACGTTTCCACTATCCTCTGGGGCATTCCTATTCTGAAGAGGAGAAACTTGCCATCCTTGACTTAGCTGCAAAATATCAGATTTATATCGTTGAGGATGACTATCTGGGGGACTTGGATCCTAAAATTGGACAAACCTTTCATTATTTAGACCAACATGATTTGGTCATCTATATCAAGTCCTTTTCTACGAGTCTATTTCCTGCCCTTCGAATCACTGCCCTTCTTCTTCCAAACACTATCAAGGAAGCTTTTGTGACCTATAAAAACATTCTCGACTACGATAACAACCTTATCATGCAAAAGGCTCTATCACTCTACATCGATAGTCAACTCTTTGAGAAAAACAGACTAGCACGACTGGCACTGCAAGAAAAAAGTCAGGAGCACATCCAACAGCTCTTACAAAGGTATCCCATTTCCCTACCGAACTATCCACTTCATGATGGGCTTTTGCTTGATCTCAGGAACTATCCTAGCATCGCTAGTCTTAAACACAGCCCTCTAGAACTCGACTTCTTCGAATCTTCCTATCTAGCGAACTGCCCTTATCACTTTGCAAAAATTTCCTTAGAAAATATTGAAGAAACATTAAGCTATTTAAAAACAGAGAGTGGGACAGAAATTGGTAATTCGTTAGAATTCGATTTCGTCGTCCCACCTCCGCACAGTTGA
- the budA gene encoding acetolactate decarboxylase: MMKVQEPVKLFQYNTLGALMAGLYGGTMTVGELLQHGDLGLGTLDSIDGELIVLDGKAYQAKGSGEKPEIVEVSPDALIPYAAVVPHQAEVIFRQRFEMTDQELETRIESYYDGENLFRSIKIHGDFKYMHVRMIPKSTNETKFAEVATHQPEYSCDNVSGTIVGFWTPEIFHGVSVAGYHLHFISDDLTFGGHVMDFVIKEGIVEVGAVDQLDQRFPVQDRQYLFAKFNVDEMKKDIEQAE; the protein is encoded by the coding sequence ATGATGAAGGTGCAAGAACCAGTTAAATTATTCCAATACAATACTTTGGGAGCCTTGATGGCGGGACTTTACGGTGGAACCATGACCGTTGGTGAATTACTCCAACATGGAGATTTAGGGCTAGGAACCTTGGACTCTATTGATGGGGAGTTGATTGTCTTAGATGGGAAAGCTTATCAGGCTAAGGGATCAGGTGAGAAACCTGAAATTGTGGAAGTTTCACCAGATGCTTTGATTCCCTATGCAGCAGTTGTACCCCACCAGGCAGAAGTTATTTTCCGTCAGCGTTTTGAAATGACTGATCAGGAACTTGAAACACGTATTGAGTCCTATTATGATGGAGAAAATCTATTTCGTTCCATCAAGATTCATGGTGATTTTAAATACATGCATGTTCGTATGATTCCAAAATCAACAAACGAAACGAAGTTTGCTGAGGTTGCGACACATCAGCCTGAATATAGCTGCGACAATGTTTCAGGAACTATCGTTGGTTTTTGGACACCTGAAATTTTCCATGGAGTTAGTGTTGCTGGTTACCATCTACACTTTATCTCAGATGACCTAACCTTTGGTGGTCACGTCATGGACTTTGTCATCAAGGAAGGTATTGTAGAAGTGGGAGCTGTTGACCAGTTGGATCAACGTTTTCCTGTTCAGGATCGTCAATATCTATTTGCTAAGTTTAACGTTGACGAGATGAAAAAAGATATCGAACAGGCAGAATAA
- a CDS encoding YhfC family intramembrane metalloprotease, whose protein sequence is MKIHVIITMLALFAVLIAAVWYARKKYKINFAVLGLGAVAFFASSQVLEKIVHLLVLHPQKDGTVPLMTGNPLLYVIYGICMAALFEETARLIFFKWLEKKRTLEDSDALAYGLGHGGLELLYLGMGSLISLLILFSLLESSNPALANLLPQNTLETVQSLSVWQVYLLGFERVLALVMQIGLSFWVYQAVRQKKWIYLVAAYGLHALFDLAPSLSQVGWLSNPLLVEGLLAVEVIIFIYFTKSIFYKKQ, encoded by the coding sequence ATGAAAATTCATGTAATAATAACGATGCTGGCCTTGTTTGCCGTTCTCATTGCAGCAGTTTGGTACGCAAGAAAGAAATACAAGATTAATTTTGCAGTTTTGGGACTTGGGGCAGTTGCATTTTTTGCTTCATCTCAGGTCTTAGAGAAAATCGTTCATCTCTTGGTTCTTCATCCACAAAAGGATGGGACAGTTCCACTCATGACGGGAAATCCCCTTCTCTATGTGATTTATGGGATCTGTATGGCTGCTTTGTTTGAAGAAACAGCTCGACTTATTTTCTTTAAATGGTTGGAGAAGAAAAGAACTTTGGAAGATTCAGATGCTCTTGCTTATGGATTGGGGCATGGTGGCTTGGAATTGCTCTACCTCGGAATGGGAAGCTTGATTAGTCTTTTGATCCTCTTTTCGTTATTAGAGTCTTCAAATCCAGCTCTGGCAAATCTCCTTCCCCAAAATACACTTGAAACAGTACAATCTCTATCTGTATGGCAGGTTTATTTACTCGGTTTTGAGCGTGTGCTTGCTCTTGTTATGCAAATCGGTCTCTCTTTCTGGGTTTATCAAGCAGTTCGCCAAAAGAAATGGATTTACCTAGTAGCTGCTTATGGTTTACACGCACTATTTGATTTGGCTCCGAGCCTATCTCAAGTTGGCTGGTTGTCAAATCCCCTTCTCGTAGAAGGATTGTTAGCAGTGGAAGTTATTATTTTTATTTACTTTACAAAATCGATCTTTTATAAAAAGCAATAA
- the murB gene encoding UDP-N-acetylmuramate dehydrogenase — MTVSDKLKETLEGIDIRFDEPLKSYTYTKVGGKADYLVFPRNRYEMARVVKFANQENIPWMVLGNASNIIVREGGVRGFVIMCDKLNNVSVDGYTIEAEAGANLIETTRIALRHSLTGFEFACGIPGSVGGAVFMNAGAYGGEIAHVLQSCQILTKEGEIETLSAKDLTFGYRHSAIQASGAVVLSAKFALAPGNHQVIKQEMERLTHLRELKQPLEYPSCGSVFKRPVGHFAGQLIAEAGLKGYRIGGVEVSEKHAGFMINVADGTARDYEDLIESVIEKVKEHSGVTLEREVRILGEHE, encoded by the coding sequence ATGACTGTATCAGATAAATTAAAAGAAACCTTAGAAGGAATCGATATTCGTTTCGACGAACCATTAAAATCCTATACTTATACAAAGGTTGGAGGAAAGGCAGATTATTTAGTTTTTCCACGCAATCGCTATGAGATGGCTCGTGTGGTCAAGTTTGCCAATCAGGAAAACATTCCTTGGATGGTTCTTGGAAATGCAAGTAACATTATCGTCCGTGAAGGTGGAGTCCGTGGTTTTGTAATCATGTGTGACAAGCTCAATAATGTCTCTGTTGATGGCTATACCATTGAGGCTGAAGCTGGAGCAAACTTGATTGAGACTACTCGTATTGCCCTTCGTCATAGTTTGACGGGCTTTGAGTTCGCTTGTGGTATTCCAGGAAGCGTCGGTGGTGCTGTCTTTATGAATGCTGGCGCTTATGGTGGTGAGATTGCTCATGTTCTCCAGTCTTGTCAAATCTTGACTAAGGAAGGTGAAATCGAAACCCTATCTGCTAAAGACTTGACCTTTGGTTATCGTCATTCAGCCATTCAAGCGTCAGGGGCAGTAGTCCTATCTGCTAAGTTCGCCTTAGCTCCAGGTAATCACCAAGTCATCAAGCAAGAAATGGAACGTTTGACCCACCTTCGTGAACTCAAGCAACCTTTAGAGTATCCTTCTTGTGGTTCAGTCTTTAAACGTCCGGTAGGTCATTTTGCAGGGCAATTGATTGCAGAAGCTGGCTTGAAAGGTTATCGTATCGGTGGCGTCGAAGTCTCAGAAAAGCACGCAGGTTTTATGATTAATGTTGCTGATGGAACTGCTAGAGATTATGAAGACTTGATTGAGTCTGTCATTGAAAAAGTTAAAGAACACTCAGGTGTTACTCTTGAGCGAGAAGTTCGTATCTTGGGTGAACATGAGTAA
- a CDS encoding ABC transporter ATP-binding protein produces the protein MKKPIIEFKNVSKVFEDSNTTVLKDINFELEEGKFYTLLGASGSGKSTILNIIAGLLDATTGDILLDGVRINDIPTNKRDVHTVFQSYALFPHMNVFENVAFPLRLRKVDKKEIEKRVLEVLKMVQLEGFEKRSIRKLSGGQRQRVAIARAIINQPRVVLLDEPLSALDLKLRTDMQYELRELQQRLGITFVFVTHDQEEALAMSDWIFVMNDGEIVQSGSPVDIYDEPINHFVATFIGESNILPGTMIEDYLVEFNGKRFEAVDGGMKPNEPVEVVIRPEDLRITLPEEGKLQVKVDTQLFRGVHYEIIAYDELGNEWMIHSTRKAIVGEEIGLDFEPEDIHIMRLNETEEEFDARIEEYVEIEEQEAGLINAIEEERDEENNL, from the coding sequence TTGAAAAAACCAATTATCGAATTCAAAAACGTTTCTAAAGTTTTTGAAGATAGCAACACTACGGTTCTCAAAGATATTAATTTTGAGTTGGAAGAAGGGAAGTTCTATACACTTCTCGGTGCCTCAGGATCTGGTAAATCAACCATCCTAAATATCATTGCAGGTTTGCTAGACGCAACGACTGGAGATATTTTACTGGATGGCGTGCGAATCAATGACATCCCGACCAATAAACGTGATGTTCATACGGTCTTCCAGTCTTATGCCTTGTTCCCACATATGAATGTGTTTGAAAATGTTGCTTTTCCATTGCGATTGCGTAAGGTCGATAAAAAAGAAATCGAAAAACGCGTATTAGAAGTTCTCAAGATGGTTCAGCTAGAAGGATTTGAAAAACGTTCGATCCGTAAACTATCTGGAGGACAACGTCAGCGTGTAGCTATTGCGCGTGCTATCATTAATCAGCCTCGTGTGGTGCTCTTGGATGAGCCTTTGTCAGCACTTGACTTGAAGTTGCGGACAGACATGCAGTACGAACTACGTGAACTGCAACAACGCTTGGGCATCACCTTTGTCTTTGTTACCCATGATCAGGAAGAAGCCTTGGCCATGAGTGACTGGATCTTCGTTATGAATGACGGTGAAATTGTTCAGTCAGGATCACCCGTTGACATCTACGATGAGCCCATCAACCACTTTGTTGCAACCTTCATCGGTGAATCAAATATCCTGCCTGGAACTATGATTGAGGACTACTTGGTCGAGTTCAATGGCAAACGATTTGAAGCGGTCGATGGTGGGATGAAGCCAAATGAGCCAGTCGAAGTCGTCATTCGTCCAGAGGACTTGCGTATTACCCTTCCAGAAGAAGGAAAACTTCAAGTTAAAGTCGATACACAGCTCTTCCGTGGGGTTCACTATGAGATTATTGCTTATGATGAACTTGGTAATGAATGGATGATCCACTCAACTCGTAAGGCCATCGTTGGTGAGGAAATCGGTCTGGACTTTGAGCCAGAAGATATCCACATCATGCGTCTCAATGAAACAGAAGAAGAGTTCGATGCTCGTATCGAGGAATATGTAGAAATCGAAGAGCAAGAAGCAGGTTTGATTAACGCTATCGAGGAGGAAAGAGATGAAGAAAACAACCTCTAA
- a CDS encoding ABC transporter permease gives MKKTTSKLFVVPYMLWIALFVLAPLVLIFGQSFFNIEGQFSLENYKSYFASQNLTYLKMSFNSVLYAGLVTLVTLLISYPTALFLTRLKHRQLWLMLIILPTWINLLLKAYAFIGIFGQNGSINQFLEFIGIGSQQLLFTDFSFIFVASYIELPFMILPIFNVLDDMDNNLINASYDLGATKWETFRHVIFPLSMNGVRSGVQSVFIPSLSLFMLTRLIGGNRVITLGTAIEQNFLTNDNYGMGSTIGVVLILTMFITMWVTKERRER, from the coding sequence ATGAAGAAAACAACCTCTAAACTCTTTGTAGTGCCCTACATGCTTTGGATTGCACTCTTTGTTTTGGCACCTTTGGTCTTGATTTTTGGTCAATCCTTTTTCAATATCGAAGGCCAGTTCAGTTTAGAAAACTATAAATCCTATTTTGCGTCACAAAACTTGACCTATCTTAAAATGAGTTTCAACTCTGTTCTCTATGCAGGGCTTGTGACTCTAGTGACACTCTTGATTAGCTATCCAACAGCCCTCTTTTTGACTCGTCTTAAACACCGTCAACTCTGGCTCATGCTGATTATCCTACCAACTTGGATCAACCTTCTCCTTAAGGCTTATGCCTTTATCGGAATTTTTGGTCAAAATGGCTCTATTAATCAATTCCTAGAATTTATCGGAATTGGTTCTCAGCAGTTGCTCTTTACGGATTTCTCCTTTATCTTTGTCGCAAGCTACATCGAGCTTCCATTTATGATTTTGCCTATCTTCAACGTTTTGGATGATATGGATAACAATCTCATCAATGCCAGCTATGACCTTGGTGCAACCAAGTGGGAAACCTTCCGTCATGTCATCTTCCCTCTGTCTATGAACGGGGTGCGAAGTGGAGTCCAATCTGTCTTTATCCCAAGTTTGAGTCTCTTCATGTTGACCCGTTTGATTGGGGGGAACCGAGTGATTACTTTGGGGACTGCCATCGAGCAGAACTTCCTGACCAATGACAACTATGGTATGGGTTCAACTATTGGTGTTGTTCTTATCCTGACCATGTTTATCACTATGTGGGTGACTAAGGAAAGGAGAGAACGATGA
- a CDS encoding ABC transporter permease: protein MKKLSNLYLAFVFIVLYLPIFYLIGYAFNAGDDMNSFTGFSLSHFETMFGDGRLMLILVQTFLLAFLSALIATVIGTFGAIYIYQSRKKYQEAFLSLNNILMVAPDVMIGASFLILFTQLKFSLGFLTVLSSHVAFSIPIVVLMVLPRLKEMNGDMIHAAYDLGASQFQMFKEIMLPYLTPSIIAGYFMAFTYSLDDFAVTFFVTGNGFSTLSVEIYSRARKGISLEINALSALVFLFSIILVVGYYFISREKEEQA, encoded by the coding sequence ATGAAAAAATTATCGAATCTTTACCTAGCCTTTGTCTTTATCGTCCTTTATCTGCCAATCTTTTACCTGATCGGATATGCCTTCAATGCCGGGGATGATATGAATAGCTTTACAGGCTTTAGTTTGTCTCACTTTGAAACCATGTTTGGAGATGGAAGACTCATGCTCATCTTGGTTCAGACCTTTTTACTAGCCTTCCTATCAGCCCTGATTGCGACTGTTATTGGGACTTTCGGTGCTATCTACATCTACCAATCACGTAAAAAATATCAAGAAGCCTTCCTATCACTCAATAACATTTTGATGGTTGCACCAGACGTTATGATTGGTGCTAGCTTCTTGATTCTCTTTACCCAACTCAAGTTTTCACTTGGATTTTTGACAGTTCTATCTAGTCACGTGGCTTTTTCAATTCCAATTGTAGTGCTCATGGTTCTTCCTCGATTAAAAGAGATGAATGGAGATATGATCCATGCAGCCTATGACCTTGGAGCCAGTCAGTTCCAGATGTTCAAGGAAATTATGCTTCCTTACCTAACGCCGTCTATCATTGCAGGTTACTTCATGGCATTCACCTATTCCCTAGATGACTTTGCTGTGACCTTCTTTGTAACGGGAAATGGTTTTTCAACCTTGTCAGTTGAGATCTACTCTCGAGCTCGTAAGGGAATTTCTCTAGAAATTAATGCTCTTTCAGCCTTGGTCTTTCTCTTTAGTATTATCCTAGTTGTCGGATATTACTTCATTTCACGTGAGAAGGAGGAGCAAGCATGA
- a CDS encoding ABC transporter substrate-binding protein gives MKRLYSFLAGILAIILILWGISYHLDSKINSRDSQKLVIYNWGDYIDPQLLEKFTEETGIQVQYETFDSNEAMYTKIKQGGTTYDIAIPSEYMINKMKDEDLLVPLDYSKIEGIENIGSEFLNQSFDPNNQYSIPYFWGTLGIVYNETMVEEAPEHWDDLWKPEYKNSIMLFDGAREVLGLGLNSLGYSLNSKDPQQLEETVDKLYKLTPNIKAIVADEMKGYMIQNNAAIGVTFSGEASQMLEKNPNLKYVVPTEASNLWFDNMVIPKTVKNQDAAYAFINFMLKPENALKNAEYVGYSTPNNAAKEMLPEETKEDKSFYPDADTMKHLEVYEKFDHKWTGIYSDLFLQFKMYRK, from the coding sequence ATGAAACGACTCTATTCATTTTTAGCAGGAATTTTAGCCATTATCCTTATCTTATGGGGAATTTCCTATCATCTTGATAGCAAAATAAATAGTCGCGATAGTCAAAAATTGGTTATCTACAACTGGGGAGACTATATCGATCCTCAACTTCTGGAGAAATTTACAGAAGAAACAGGAATCCAAGTTCAGTACGAGACCTTTGACTCTAACGAAGCCATGTATACAAAAATCAAGCAGGGTGGGACAACCTATGATATTGCCATCCCAAGTGAGTACATGATTAATAAGATGAAGGACGAAGACCTCTTGGTACCGCTGGATTATAGTAAGATTGAGGGCATTGAGAATATCGGTTCTGAATTTCTCAACCAGTCCTTTGATCCCAACAACCAGTACTCTATCCCATACTTCTGGGGGACCCTGGGAATCGTCTACAATGAGACTATGGTGGAAGAAGCGCCTGAACACTGGGACGACCTTTGGAAGCCAGAGTATAAAAACTCTATCATGCTCTTTGATGGAGCGCGTGAAGTACTTGGTTTAGGTCTTAACTCACTAGGCTATAGCCTCAACTCTAAAGATCCACAGCAGTTGGAGGAAACAGTAGATAAACTTTACAAGCTAACACCGAATATCAAGGCTATTGTTGCGGATGAGATGAAGGGTTATATGATTCAGAACAATGCTGCTATTGGTGTGACTTTCTCAGGTGAAGCTAGTCAGATGTTGGAAAAGAATCCTAACCTCAAATATGTTGTACCAACTGAAGCAAGTAACCTCTGGTTTGACAATATGGTCATTCCTAAGACTGTCAAGAACCAGGATGCAGCCTATGCCTTCATCAATTTTATGTTAAAACCTGAAAATGCTCTAAAAAATGCAGAGTATGTCGGCTATTCAACACCAAACAATGCTGCTAAGGAAATGCTCCCAGAGGAGACAAAAGAAGACAAGTCCTTCTATCCAGATGCAGACACTATGAAACACCTAGAGGTCTATGAGAAATTTGACCATAAATGGACAGGTATCTACAGCGATCTCTTCCTACAATTTAAGATGTATCGGAAGTAA
- a CDS encoding LURP-one-related/scramblase family protein gives MRRFLVKQKFRLGGERFDIKDELGNVAYQVEGSFFKIPKTFTIYDVAGEQVSEISKEVLTFLPRFEIQLSNGDHFYIRKKLTFFRDKYEFDNLGLRIEGNVWDLNFKLLDDRDQVIAEIAKELFHLTSTYTVTVYDESYADLVISLCVAIDYVEMLESQSN, from the coding sequence ATGAGAAGATTTCTTGTCAAACAAAAATTTCGCCTAGGTGGTGAACGTTTTGATATCAAGGATGAGTTGGGCAATGTCGCCTATCAGGTTGAAGGTTCATTTTTTAAGATTCCTAAAACCTTTACCATCTATGATGTTGCTGGTGAACAGGTCAGTGAGATTAGTAAGGAAGTCTTAACTTTCCTACCTCGTTTTGAAATTCAACTGAGTAACGGCGATCATTTTTATATTCGGAAGAAGTTGACGTTCTTTAGAGATAAGTATGAATTTGACAATCTCGGTCTTCGTATCGAAGGAAATGTCTGGGATTTGAATTTTAAATTGCTAGATGACCGCGATCAAGTAATTGCAGAGATTGCTAAGGAACTTTTCCATTTAACCTCTACCTATACCGTAACCGTTTATGACGAATCTTATGCAGACCTAGTCATTTCCCTCTGTGTCGCTATCGACTATGTGGAAATGCTAGAAAGCCAATCAAATTAG